A portion of the Thunnus albacares chromosome 23, fThuAlb1.1, whole genome shotgun sequence genome contains these proteins:
- the LOC122975429 gene encoding tetraspanin-9 codes for MARGCICCVKYMLFLFNLLFWLGGCGLLGVGVWLSVSQGSFATLSPSFPSLSAANLIITLGTVVMVTGFLGCLGAIKENKCLLLSFFIVLLIILLAELILLILFFVYTDKVNENARQDLKEGLVLYNTDNNAGLKDAWDTIQGGWKCCGVMSHSDWYTALQVNVVPDLCCQQFYEGCGRNASNAFWTRGCYEKVEEWLDDNKHLLGTIAMCVLVIQLLGMAFSMTLYQQIHRAGKKYEA; via the exons ATGGCTCGCGGCTGCATCTGCTGCGTTAAATACATGCTCTTCCTCTTCAACCTGCTCTTTTGG CTGGGCGGGTGTGGACTGTTGGGTGTCGGTGTGTGGCTGTCGGTTTCCCAGGGCAGCTTTGCCACGCTGTCGCCCTCCTTCCCGTCGCTCTCCGCCGCCAACCTCATCATCACCCTCGGCACCGTTGTCATGGTGACGGGCTTCCTGGGTTGCCTGGGTGCAATCAAGGAGAACAAGTGCCTGCTGCTGAGC tttttcatCGTTCTGTTGATCATCCTGTTGGCCGaactcatcctcctcatcctgtTCTTTGTCTACACCGACAAG GTGAACGAAAATGCCAGACAGGACCTGAAAGAAGGGCTGGTGCTGTACAACACGGATAACAACGCTGGTCTGAAGGATGCGTGGGACACCATACAGGGAGGA TGGAAGTGTTGTGGAGTGATGAGCCACAGTGACTGGTACACTGCCCTGCAAGTCAATGTGGTTCCCGACCTCTGCTGCCAGCAGTTTTATGAGGGCTGCGGACGAAATGCCTCCAATGCTTTCTGGACAcgg GGTTGCTATGAGAAAGTAGAGGAATGGTTGGATGACAACAAACACCTTCTGGGAACCATCgccatgtgtgtgttggtcataCAG CTCCTTGGTATGGCTTTCTCCATGACGCTTTACCAACAGATCCACCGAGCAGGGAAGAAGTACGAAGCCTGA
- the LOC122975514 gene encoding endosome/lysosome-associated apoptosis and autophagy regulator family member 2-like has protein sequence MRQQVWASWFPRCLLLIITAHTSASADTDLRPCHETDYYYQYTECDSTGSRWRVAIPLNPGSCSDLPPPSRGTDCSFSCPAGKFLEMSTQQCTPCAAGSYSLGSGLRFDQWDAIPAGFTSLASFLDPGPSGEDIQACNSSSWTPQGVYLESNRDECTVSLVYAVHLEKQGSVSFTYQYPDNNIFFEFYVQNEQCQEMAQTDDQKWIKITNNGEWDTHTVNLKSGTNILYWRTTGILVGGKMVKPVLLKNIQIEGVAYTSECFLCRPGWFSPAPGSSSCQPCPSNTFSTKGASSCTACPENHYSHEGWAECKVRPPCSEKDYFQIHTACDSEGKTQVLYRWVEPKICVENVTGAMELPATGQREPCPPCNPGYYNSNDSTCLPCPPGTHSDGTYVCAQCPAGTEPVLGYEYKWWNVLPSNMKTSCFNVGNSNCDDMNGWEVAGDHIRSGAGSSDNDYLILSLHVPGFKVPASLSGMTGSEFGRITFVFETICSSDCELYFMMDVNRKSTTVVESWEGSKGKQSYSHSMTRNASVTYTWAFQRTNHALDVRHYVSDMVKLYSISVTNVLDGVASACRACALIPQNSQRAGSACVPCPAGFYIDRDTNRCQECPPNTHLAGHHTYGQDACVPCGQGSISNKEHSRCYSDCSFSYTDNNRTMTFDLSALSDVASMTIGPSFTSKGTKYLHLFNISLCGHEGKRAAICTDNVTDVSSKDDQSDSAQFINSVDSFICQSTIIPADGRGFRMAISSQSISLADTFVGVTADTVLDGMNAKPELFPEDSKNVPDINFFYRSTQATASCDQGRSSVITVRCNTQKSERGELSVPSSCPAGTCDGCTFHFLWETASACPQCTEDDYHQIEGACKGGVQETLYMWNEPKLCTKGVSLPARSSSPCEAIALWLKVGVGGGAFVAVLLISLTCYFWKKNKRLEYKYSRLVMSANKECELPAADSCALAEGEEPDDDVVYTQKPSLLGKLRAIANKHEDGERSESVQLNSSQSDRWVLG, from the exons acAGACTACTACTACCAGTACACAGAGTGTGACAGCACAGGGTCACGATGGAGGGTGGCCATCCCTCTTAATCCAGGCTCCTGCTCAGACCTTCCACCTCCAAGCAGAGGAACAGACTGCT CCTTCTCCTGCCCAGCTGGGAAGTTTTTAGAGATGTCTACCCAGCAGTGCACGCCCTGTGCAGCCGGCTCTTATTCGCTGGGTAGCGGCCTTCGTTTTGACCAATGGGACGCCATCCCTGCAGGCTTCACCAGCCTCGCCAGTTTCCTGGACCCCGGGCCGTCTGGAGAGGACATTCAGGCCTGTAACAG CTCATCATGGACGCCGCAGGGTGTGTATCTGGAGTCAAACCGCGATGAGTGTACGGTGTCTCTGGTTTACGCCGTTCATCTGGAGAAACAGGGCTCCGTCTCCTTCACCTACCAATATCCCGACAACAACATCTTCTTTGAGTTTTAT GTCCAGAATGAGCAATGCCAGGAAATGGCCCAGACCGATGACCAGAAGTGgattaaaatcaccaacaatgGAGAATGGGACACACACACG GTCAATCTGAAGTCTGGGACAAACATCTTGTACTGGAGAACAACCGGCATCCTGGTGGGAGGGAAGATGGTCAAACCTGTGCTGCTCAAGAACATTCAAATTGAAG GTGTAGCCTACACATCGGAGTGCTTTCTGTGCCGACCCGGCTGGTTTAGCCCGGCTCCTGGTTCCTCATCTTGCCAGCCGTGTCCCAGCAACACCTTCTCCACAAAGGGGGCGTCTTCATGTACCGCCTGCCCTGAAAACCACTACTCAC ATGAGGGATGGGCAGAGTGTAAAGTGAGGCCGCCCTGCTCGGAGAAGGATTACTTCCAGATCCACACGGCCTGCGACAGCGAAGGGAAG ACGCAGGTTTTGTATCGGTGGGTGGAACCAAAGATCTGTGTGGAGAACGTCACCGGGGCCATGGAGCTGCCTGCCACTGGGCAGAGAGAGCCTTGCCCTCCCTGCAACCCCGGCTACTACAACAGCAACGACTCCACCTGTTTGCCCTGCCCACCTGGAACCCACTCTGACGGCACCTACG taTGTGCCCAGTGCCCCGCAGGTACAGAGCCGGTGTTAGGTTACGAGTATAAATGGTGGAATGTGCTGCCTTCCAACATGAAGACTTCCTGCTTCAACGTGGGAAACTCGAATTGTGACGACATGAATG GATGGGAGGTAGCAGGAGACCACATTCGCAGTGGGGCAGGCAGCTCAGATAACGACTATCTCATCCTCAGCCTGCACGTACCCGGCTTCAA GGTCCCAGCCTCACTGTCAGGGATGACTGGTAGTGAGTTCGGCCGGATAACCTTTGTGTTTGAGACCATCTGCTCTTCCGACTGTGAGCTCTACTTCATGATG GATGTGAACAGGAAGAGCACCACGGTGGTGGAGTCGTGGGAAGGCAGTAAGGGGAAACAGTCGTACTCACACAGCATGACCAGGAACGCCTCTGTTACATATACATGGGCCTTCCAGAGGACTAACCACGCTCTGGAC GTGCGTCACTATGTCAGTGACATGGTGAAGCTGTACTCCATCAGTGTGACCAACGTCCTGGACGGGGTGGCGTCTGCGTGTCGGGCCTGCGCTCTGATACCCCAGAACTCCCAGCGGGCCGGGTCCGCCTGCGTTCCCTGTCCCGCTGGTTTTTACATCGACAGAGACACCAACCGCTGCCAGGAGTGCCCGCCGAACACACACCTGGCAGGACACCACACCTACGGCCAAGACGCCTGCGTCCCATGTGGGCAAGGAAGCATAAGCAACAAG GAACATTCTCGCTGCTACAGCGACTGCTCCTTCTCCTACACGGACAACAACCGCacgatgacctttgacctcagcgCTCTGAGCGACGTGGCCTCGATGACCATCGGCCCGAGTTTCACCTCTAAAGGCACAAAGTACCTTCACCTGTTCAACATTAGCCTGTGTGGCCACGAG GGGAAGAGAGCCGCCATCTGCACAGATAATGTCACCGACGTTTCCAGCAAAGACGACCAGAGCGACTCGGCTCAGTTCATCAACTCAGTGGACAGCTTCATCTGTCAATCAACCATCATCCCGGCAGATGGGCGGGGCTTCAGGATGGCCATTTCCTCCCAGTCCATCAGCCTCGCAGACACTTTCGTCG gAGTAACAGCAGACACCGTCCTCGACGGCATGAACGCTAAACCAGAACTTTTCCCAGAAGACTCAAAGAATGTTCCAGACATCAACTTCTTCTACAG GTCAACGCAGGCAACAGCTTCCTGTGATCAGGGTCGGAGTTCGGTCATCACTGTTCGCTGTAACACACAGAAGTCTGAACGTGGAGAGCTCTCTGTGCCCAG ctcCTGTCCTGCAGGAACATGTGATGGATGTACATTCCACTTCCTGTGGGAGACCGCCAGCGCCTGTCCACAATGCACTGAGGATGACTACCACCAGATAGAGGGAGCATGCAAGGGAGGCGTCCAg GAAACTCTGTACATGTGGAACGAGCCAAAGTTGTGCACCAAAGGTGTATCGTTGCCTGCTAGAAGCTCCTCCCCTTGTGAGGCCATCGCTCTGTGGCTGAAGGTCGGGGTTGGCGGCGGAGCCTTCGTGGCTGTGCTGCTCATCTCCCTCACCTGCTAtttctggaagaaaaacaagag GCTGGAGTACAAGTACTCTCGTCTGGTGATGTCTGCCAACAAGGAGTGTGAGCTGCCAGCTGCAGACAGCTGTGCCCTGGCTGAAGGAGAGGAGCCTGACGATGACGTGGTCTACACCCAGAAACCCTCCCTGCTGGGAAAGCTCCGAGCTATCGCCAACaaa CACGAGGACGGAGAGAGAAGCGAGTCAGTGCAGCTGAACTCCTCCCAGTCTGATCGATGGGTTCTGGGATAA